The following are from one region of the Paenalkalicoccus suaedae genome:
- a CDS encoding SRPBCC domain-containing protein, producing MKTIVFSIHISASKERVWRVLWDDESFRDWGDLIDEGMYMRGALVEGSTVEFMSSVNGYGVTSLVKTLRPNDYVLFSHAADTQESGQLTREDEWTGGQESYSLKEQDGMTHLEIQTDIPEEKEETFEVRLPKALERIKYLAEREGA from the coding sequence ATGAAAACGATCGTATTTTCTATCCATATAAGTGCTAGTAAAGAAAGGGTTTGGCGAGTGTTGTGGGACGACGAGTCATTCCGCGATTGGGGAGACCTGATTGATGAGGGGATGTATATGAGAGGTGCTTTGGTGGAGGGAAGCACGGTGGAATTCATGTCGTCGGTCAATGGATATGGGGTCACGAGTCTAGTAAAGACGCTTCGTCCAAACGATTACGTGTTGTTTAGCCATGCTGCGGATACGCAGGAAAGTGGGCAGTTAACGCGGGAGGATGAGTGGACTGGTGGACAGGAGAGTTATTCATTAAAAGAGCAGGATGGGATGACGCATCTCGAGATTCAAACAGATATTCCGGAGGAGAAGGAAGAGACGTTTGAAGTTCGGCTACCGAAGGCGCTGGAGCGAATCAAGTATTTAGCGGAGCGTGAAGGAGCTTGA
- a CDS encoding thiamine pyrophosphate-binding protein translates to MESCASLLARHFKKWGIDHIFGIPGKAIAPLIFATDKHDVEFVLSKHESGAGYNAAGYAMQNRKLGVALGTSGPGGTNLLTAAGQAKASNAPVLIITGHPSMRDTGKAMGQDSSMFGTDLQEMFKPVTKFSARVERSDLLEIYLRHALEHAYSGVKGPVHLNIPFDILIEEIEPFDIDLPELPTLVSPNLLDVRDKLNDATRPLILVGKGVHSSNAYEELQRLSEHWRIPVMTTPGGKGTFLSSHELSLGGLGLGGTDESKAYIAEGVDTLVVIGSKLSDMSIVGLTQELYPDHLIHFDHEPTFIGKTIGVPTTPVLGDIRANLRFILDQVDADPVGETVEEPLEQEIEDTHEGDRMSAVTTLQVVRQSLPDDAIVYGDDGSHSFYGIRYYDIKRRGSFFFDDVFGAMGHAIGYSIGAKLASPNETIVCLVGDGCMFMHGAEISTAQNYDSAVLFIVLNNGRLDMVEKGMRKMIGKSIGAVYDAPLDASLFAKSMGLTSYKTRSKDELSHAISEALAHIAATNKPAVVEVLVDENETPPTMGRQ, encoded by the coding sequence ATGGAGAGTTGTGCATCGCTACTTGCAAGGCATTTTAAAAAGTGGGGGATCGATCATATTTTTGGGATTCCAGGAAAAGCGATCGCCCCATTGATTTTTGCTACAGATAAGCATGATGTGGAGTTTGTATTAAGTAAGCACGAGTCAGGAGCTGGCTATAATGCAGCAGGTTACGCGATGCAAAATCGAAAGCTAGGCGTGGCTTTAGGAACGTCAGGACCCGGTGGGACCAATCTACTTACTGCAGCAGGACAGGCGAAAGCTTCTAATGCTCCTGTCCTCATCATTACAGGCCATCCTAGCATGCGAGATACGGGCAAAGCGATGGGGCAGGACTCCTCTATGTTTGGAACTGATCTCCAGGAAATGTTTAAGCCTGTAACGAAATTTAGTGCTCGCGTAGAGCGATCTGATCTACTCGAAATTTATTTAAGACACGCGCTAGAACACGCCTACTCAGGTGTGAAAGGACCTGTTCACTTAAACATTCCATTTGATATTTTAATCGAAGAGATTGAGCCATTTGACATTGACTTGCCAGAGCTCCCTACCCTTGTTTCGCCCAATTTATTAGACGTTCGGGATAAGCTCAATGACGCCACAAGACCGCTCATCCTTGTCGGTAAAGGTGTGCATTCAAGCAATGCTTATGAAGAGCTACAGCGATTATCCGAGCACTGGCGCATCCCTGTGATGACAACGCCTGGTGGAAAAGGAACATTCCTCTCCTCTCATGAGTTATCCTTAGGCGGATTGGGCCTCGGGGGCACCGACGAGTCAAAAGCATACATAGCAGAAGGGGTCGACACGCTCGTGGTCATTGGCAGTAAGCTCAGTGACATGTCGATCGTCGGCCTGACGCAAGAGCTTTATCCGGACCACTTGATTCACTTCGATCATGAGCCAACCTTTATCGGTAAGACGATCGGCGTACCGACGACACCTGTGCTCGGGGATATTCGTGCAAATCTACGTTTTATCCTTGATCAGGTCGATGCAGATCCTGTAGGCGAAACGGTGGAAGAGCCGCTAGAGCAAGAGATTGAAGACACCCATGAAGGAGACCGCATGTCGGCTGTTACAACTCTTCAAGTAGTAAGGCAGTCGTTACCGGACGATGCGATCGTATATGGTGATGACGGAAGTCACTCGTTTTATGGCATTCGCTACTATGATATTAAAAGACGCGGGAGCTTCTTTTTTGATGATGTATTTGGGGCAATGGGTCACGCAATCGGGTACTCCATCGGGGCAAAGCTCGCTTCACCAAATGAAACGATTGTTTGCTTAGTTGGAGATGGGTGTATGTTTATGCACGGAGCAGAGATCTCCACAGCACAAAACTATGACTCTGCTGTTCTATTTATTGTGCTCAACAATGGACGTCTTGATATGGTTGAAAAAGGAATGCGTAAAATGATTGGAAAGTCGATCGGGGCTGTTTATGATGCACCACTTGATGCCAGTCTATTTGCGAAATCGATGGGACTGACTTCTTATAAGACGCGGTCAAAAGATGAACTGTCTCATGCGATATCAGAAGCGCTCGCTCATATAGCAGCAACAAACAAACCAGCAGTCGTAGAAGTATTAGTTGATGAGAATGAAACACCACCAACAATGGGGAGGCAGTAA
- a CDS encoding transposase, translating into MLHQFIKEFIDLPHYELVDANKEDGSWVLSLSDVPVCHLCPICFGKTNRMTTKTRTLMHSFTPQTGIIWVRVPSERRYCRPCGATYTVCLPGIPERGRATDSFRTFLFEECRGRAIADISRHFDIPYSTLERWFYEEAPKHAQHKQATHVSVYDFAMRKGHTYGVAIADLETGQVLDIAEGRSTESVKRVLTSSAPYAEVVVSDAASAMAKAIEEVCTSAVHVLDRFHIFQFFTDALNRRRKTLVSADKKHGDVRKAIRLLYQDPNELKDEEKHEVEKRLKQDEPLRALYQALQDIRAVFQSTTKKEANQQVDAWFKRWSFHSVSSVQSIAKTLSKRKASLVAAAIL; encoded by the coding sequence TTGCTACATCAGTTTATCAAAGAATTCATTGATTTGCCACATTACGAGCTAGTAGATGCTAATAAAGAAGATGGAAGCTGGGTGCTTTCTTTATCTGATGTTCCCGTGTGCCATCTGTGCCCAATTTGTTTCGGGAAAACGAATCGTATGACAACGAAAACTCGAACACTCATGCACAGCTTTACGCCACAAACAGGTATCATCTGGGTACGCGTCCCATCGGAACGACGATATTGTCGTCCATGTGGTGCCACTTATACCGTGTGTTTGCCAGGGATTCCTGAACGAGGAAGAGCTACGGATTCTTTTCGCACCTTTCTCTTTGAAGAGTGTCGTGGCCGAGCCATTGCCGATATCTCTCGTCATTTTGATATTCCTTATTCGACGTTGGAAAGATGGTTCTATGAAGAAGCTCCAAAACATGCCCAACATAAGCAAGCAACCCATGTTAGTGTATACGATTTTGCTATGCGAAAAGGTCACACCTACGGTGTGGCGATCGCTGATCTGGAGACCGGACAAGTCTTAGATATTGCAGAAGGGCGAAGTACAGAGTCCGTAAAGCGTGTATTAACTTCATCGGCACCGTATGCTGAGGTCGTAGTTAGCGACGCTGCTTCAGCGATGGCAAAAGCAATTGAGGAGGTTTGCACCTCCGCTGTGCATGTGCTAGACCGATTTCACATTTTTCAATTCTTTACCGATGCGTTAAATAGACGTAGAAAAACTCTCGTATCCGCAGATAAAAAACATGGTGACGTACGTAAAGCGATTCGTCTTTTGTACCAAGATCCAAATGAATTAAAGGATGAGGAAAAACATGAAGTCGAGAAAAGGTTGAAACAAGACGAGCCCCTAAGGGCTCTTTATCAAGCTTTACAGGATATTCGTGCTGTTTTTCAGAGCACCACGAAAAAAGAAGCCAACCAACAAGTAGACGCTTGGTTTAAACGCTGGTCCTTTCATTCTGTTAGCTCCGTTCAAAGTATTGCCAAAACTCTTTCTAAGCGAAAGGCTTCATTAGTGGCGGCTGCAATATTATGA
- a CDS encoding VanZ family protein — MMLLGRARLIALLALAVYTIVMLYFLYIGFGRSMSLGAGGFNLIPSTIPLSLPINGVTWYWFYNTANFLAFIPYGFIIPLLVKVRFPKIIGVFLLVITTLELIQWATGLGSFDAEDILTNGLGVTIGYVAQVIGRGKLPLRLVTFSRIIVISVALAVTTITIVHLFHVAYAKVTQVEPGEAFGLHERTPMTESFAWETGEAPFTIRGGEVDVTTNYVLVDSEQPDRVTYQLNRNYYSLTGFIGVPDDFPISEVEVEISLNDGEAGADLYLLSNMTPGPNSFEMPLREADTLTITVHRNDATSTILLWDFILTEKK; from the coding sequence ATGATGTTATTGGGACGAGCAAGGCTCATCGCACTACTTGCATTGGCTGTTTACACAATTGTAATGCTGTATTTTTTGTATATTGGCTTTGGACGGAGCATGTCACTTGGGGCAGGCGGCTTTAATCTTATACCTTCGACGATACCATTGTCTCTACCGATAAATGGAGTTACGTGGTATTGGTTTTATAATACTGCCAATTTTTTAGCCTTTATACCTTATGGATTCATTATTCCGCTACTTGTTAAAGTCCGTTTTCCTAAGATTATCGGTGTCTTTTTACTGGTCATTACGACACTTGAGCTTATTCAATGGGCTACTGGCTTAGGTAGCTTTGACGCGGAGGATATTTTGACAAATGGGCTTGGTGTTACAATCGGTTACGTTGCTCAAGTTATTGGTCGAGGGAAATTGCCGTTAAGGCTCGTCACTTTCTCAAGAATAATCGTGATTAGCGTTGCCTTAGCCGTAACAACGATCACGATCGTGCATCTTTTCCATGTTGCCTATGCGAAGGTGACACAAGTTGAGCCTGGAGAGGCGTTCGGTCTTCATGAACGAACGCCAATGACCGAATCGTTTGCTTGGGAAACGGGGGAAGCACCTTTTACCATCAGAGGTGGCGAAGTGGACGTGACCACTAACTATGTACTAGTTGATAGTGAGCAACCAGACCGTGTAACGTATCAGTTGAATAGGAACTACTACTCTCTTACTGGATTTATCGGCGTTCCCGATGATTTTCCTATATCAGAAGTGGAAGTCGAGATTAGCTTGAATGATGGAGAAGCTGGAGCGGATCTCTACTTGTTAAGCAACATGACTCCAGGACCAAATTCCTTTGAAATGCCACTGCGAGAGGCCGACACACTCACTATCACGGTCCATCGAAATGATGCTACATCTACGATTCTTTTATGGGACTTCATTTTGACAGAAAAGAAATAG
- a CDS encoding iron-containing alcohol dehydrogenase, producing the protein MRLVSAVLPWRSPLIIEGEGSVLKLPRVLSKEGLDRVLVVTDKDIVKLGLMDAFLRELEREGIVVTIYDRTVPNPTIANIEEAVAMYQANACNAIIAFGGGSAIDCAKTVGARIVKPKKSVREMKGLLKIMKTLPPLVAIPTTAGTGSEATIAAVVTDPANHEKYVITDISLIPHYAVLDPLLTKTLPPAITAATGMDALTHAVEAYIGQSSTQETRELSKKATKLIFENIQEVYTNGSNLSAREKMLKASYYAGAAFTKAYVGNVHAIAHALGGRYGTPHGLANAVILPHVLDYYGPVIYPSLAELADHVGIGDSTHTDKDKALLFIAVIKELNERMGIPSFIADIKKSDIPEMVERAYKEANPFYPVPVIFSKNDFEVVFRGLQSGGVRE; encoded by the coding sequence ATGAGGCTCGTCTCGGCCGTATTACCTTGGAGAAGCCCACTGATTATTGAAGGGGAGGGGAGCGTTTTAAAGCTACCGAGGGTGCTGAGCAAGGAGGGGTTGGATCGCGTTCTCGTTGTGACGGATAAAGATATCGTAAAGCTAGGGTTGATGGACGCATTTTTGCGTGAGCTTGAAAGAGAGGGAATCGTCGTTACCATTTATGATCGGACCGTTCCGAATCCGACGATTGCGAATATTGAAGAGGCCGTGGCGATGTATCAAGCAAACGCCTGTAACGCAATTATCGCCTTTGGCGGTGGCTCCGCTATCGATTGCGCGAAGACGGTTGGCGCAAGAATTGTGAAGCCGAAGAAATCTGTGCGAGAGATGAAGGGGCTTCTTAAAATCATGAAGACCCTCCCGCCGCTTGTCGCGATTCCGACAACAGCAGGGACTGGTAGCGAAGCGACGATCGCAGCTGTTGTGACCGATCCTGCTAACCATGAGAAGTATGTGATCACAGACATCTCGCTCATCCCTCACTACGCTGTGTTGGATCCGCTACTAACAAAGACGCTCCCGCCGGCTATTACGGCTGCGACTGGGATGGACGCCTTGACTCACGCGGTGGAGGCCTATATTGGTCAGAGTAGCACGCAGGAGACGCGAGAGTTGAGTAAAAAAGCAACGAAGCTCATTTTTGAGAATATCCAAGAGGTCTATACAAACGGCTCGAATCTTTCTGCTCGAGAAAAGATGTTAAAGGCTTCCTACTATGCTGGCGCGGCCTTTACGAAAGCTTACGTTGGAAATGTGCATGCTATTGCGCATGCGCTAGGAGGGCGTTATGGCACTCCGCACGGATTAGCGAACGCTGTGATTTTGCCGCACGTGCTAGACTATTATGGTCCTGTTATTTATCCATCACTTGCAGAACTAGCGGACCATGTAGGAATTGGTGATTCTACTCATACAGATAAGGACAAGGCGCTTTTATTCATAGCGGTGATCAAAGAATTAAACGAACGGATGGGTATCCCTTCGTTTATAGCGGACATCAAAAAGAGCGACATTCCTGAAATGGTGGAGCGAGCTTATAAGGAGGCAAATCCTTTCTATCCGGTGCCTGTGATCTTTTCGAAGAATGATTTTGAAGTGGTGTTTAGGGGGTTGCAGAGCGGTGGCGTGAGAGAATAA
- a CDS encoding aminoglycoside phosphotransferase family protein yields MYGIPELQQLKTTTLITKGWSDEEKYLIEMESGEKRLLRVSDIASYEKKQHDFLQMKEIAKSGIAMPMPLAFGTCDQGTRVYALFSWCEGEDAADVLPQSPADVQYKLGVESGQMLKDIHAIAAPATIEPWESMFNRKIDKKLALYAECGVVVDGVQPIIDYLEANRDLLANRPQSFHHGDYHIHNMVVSDNRTLSIIDFNRADYGDPWEEFNRIVWCASVSSPFATGRLHGYFGGEPPELFFRLMALYISSNALSSIAWAIPFGDAQLEVMTRQLNEILTWYDDMNLIIPSWYHANYVSK; encoded by the coding sequence ATGTACGGAATTCCTGAGCTCCAACAACTAAAAACCACCACTCTTATTACAAAGGGTTGGTCAGACGAAGAGAAGTACTTGATTGAGATGGAGAGCGGTGAGAAGCGATTGCTTCGAGTAAGCGACATCGCTAGTTACGAAAAGAAGCAACATGATTTTCTGCAAATGAAAGAGATCGCAAAGAGCGGTATAGCTATGCCCATGCCTCTTGCATTTGGGACATGTGATCAGGGGACGCGCGTCTATGCCCTCTTCTCTTGGTGTGAGGGGGAGGATGCGGCAGACGTCCTCCCTCAGTCGCCAGCTGACGTGCAGTATAAGCTCGGGGTCGAATCTGGGCAGATGCTGAAAGACATCCATGCAATTGCAGCCCCCGCAACAATAGAGCCGTGGGAGTCCATGTTTAATCGCAAGATCGATAAGAAGCTTGCTTTGTATGCGGAATGCGGTGTGGTGGTGGATGGCGTTCAGCCGATCATTGACTATTTGGAGGCCAATCGGGATCTATTAGCTAATCGACCGCAAAGCTTTCATCACGGTGACTATCATATTCATAACATGGTCGTGTCAGACAACCGAACACTATCTATTATTGACTTCAATCGCGCGGACTACGGGGATCCGTGGGAGGAGTTTAATCGTATCGTTTGGTGTGCGAGCGTGAGTTCACCCTTTGCGACTGGCAGACTTCACGGCTACTTTGGCGGCGAGCCTCCTGAGCTGTTCTTTCGTCTTATGGCACTTTACATAAGCTCCAACGCACTATCCTCTATCGCCTGGGCTATTCCTTTCGGCGATGCTCAACTCGAGGTCATGACCCGCCAGTTAAATGAGATTTTAACGTGGTACGACGATATGAATCTTATCATTCCTTCTTGGTACCATGCCAACTACGTTTCCAAATAA
- a CDS encoding FMN-binding negative transcriptional regulator — MYIPPYYKITDEQTMHEIIQDNSFATLFSQNQGMPHATHLPLLFNEEKTHLCGHFARPNPQWRDIERQTVLAVFHGPHCYISPSWYETHQTVPTWNYVTAHVYGTVELVHDEQELRESLRQLVDYYEAQDSGYKLDDVDETYVAGLSKGVQGFRIAITKIEAKAKLSQNHSEERRGLVINELEKISQTNEQQIAALMREGIHK, encoded by the coding sequence ATGTACATTCCCCCTTACTACAAGATTACCGACGAACAAACCATGCATGAGATTATACAAGATAATAGCTTTGCAACACTCTTTTCTCAAAATCAAGGGATGCCTCACGCGACGCATTTACCGCTCCTTTTTAATGAAGAGAAGACGCATCTCTGTGGCCACTTTGCGCGCCCGAATCCGCAGTGGCGTGATATCGAGAGGCAGACGGTGCTTGCGGTGTTCCACGGTCCGCACTGCTACATCTCGCCTTCGTGGTATGAGACGCATCAGACGGTGCCGACATGGAATTATGTGACGGCGCACGTGTATGGCACAGTGGAGCTCGTCCATGATGAGCAGGAGCTGCGTGAGTCGTTACGTCAGCTGGTTGATTACTACGAGGCACAGGATAGCGGATATAAGCTCGATGATGTGGATGAAACATATGTGGCTGGGTTGAGCAAAGGCGTGCAAGGCTTTCGGATAGCGATTACGAAGATCGAGGCGAAGGCAAAGCTTAGCCAGAATCACTCTGAGGAGCGGAGAGGGCTTGTCATAAACGAACTCGAGAAGATTTCGCAGACGAATGAGCAACAGATTGCGGCGCTCATGAGAGAAGGGATTCACAAATAA
- a CDS encoding EAL domain-containing protein → MKIDEPYFITKSKQLCKESGMDPDVVSSPKHFLSESALASKRDSYNEILQVVRFFIDKLLKSLEGTPLFIVISDAEGYLLEMAGDSTIQQMVESLGIKNGSLFRQEDTGTNVISLTLQEQRPISLIGDNHYHTFLHGVACYGAVFTYTDEDHLLGSVCIMMPYDLRNPLYLTMLTQVVDSIERELLLRKQNHKLNIMNQIMLSRTRNGVVITDEVGVTTEFNEFAEKISNKSRDSVLGRSILESELTGSYFKLVIQEEKKFENVELSFLNDHGERVVCLFDAQPIYNGNKMIGAFGQFRDITERYLMQEKYNYLAFHDDLTSLPNRRYIQQDMEQIIDGHQPDERLRLAVLFMDIDRFKVINDTFGHSKGDLLLQDVAQRLQDCIGPNTKLGRMGGDEFIFVVQDFTNEEDVVRLADQIISQFSEPFMVSSNEIHITTSIGISFYPETPVSYEAFMVTADTAMYEAKSRGKNRYIIYTSDMYESSMDKLKLESDLRHAVTHNELVLHYQPQFSNITGEIMGVEALIRWQHPSRGLIYPDQFIWLAEESGLIFEIGKWVITEACRQNKEWQDHGCRPIQMSVNLSSKQFFRSDLVDFVKDVLDETEMPSCYLVLEITESMAMDADYARHVLKHLKELGVCISIDDFGKGYSSLVYLKTFPIDSLKIDKSFVKDITNDDDDVNIVKAIIMLAHNLGLQVIAEGVETKEQLDLLKSYECDEVQGYLLSKPITAKQFEDSYESLVNSMKNLYE, encoded by the coding sequence ATGAAGATCGATGAACCTTACTTCATCACAAAATCAAAGCAGCTATGTAAGGAAAGTGGGATGGATCCTGATGTCGTTTCTTCACCAAAGCATTTCTTGTCGGAGTCTGCATTAGCTTCGAAGCGAGATTCTTATAATGAAATACTTCAAGTCGTACGCTTTTTCATCGACAAGTTACTTAAATCGCTTGAAGGGACTCCGCTGTTTATCGTTATTTCTGATGCAGAAGGGTATCTACTTGAGATGGCGGGAGATAGCACGATTCAGCAGATGGTCGAAAGTCTAGGCATCAAAAACGGAAGCCTGTTTAGGCAGGAAGATACGGGGACCAATGTCATTAGTCTAACGCTTCAAGAGCAACGTCCAATCAGTCTCATTGGAGACAACCACTATCACACGTTCCTTCATGGTGTTGCTTGCTACGGGGCTGTCTTTACGTATACGGACGAGGACCATTTACTTGGTAGCGTGTGCATTATGATGCCTTACGATCTTCGTAATCCACTATATTTAACGATGCTGACGCAGGTCGTTGATTCGATTGAGCGTGAGCTCCTTTTACGCAAGCAAAATCATAAGCTAAATATTATGAATCAAATCATGCTTAGCCGAACGCGGAATGGTGTGGTTATTACTGATGAAGTAGGTGTCACAACAGAGTTTAATGAATTCGCTGAAAAGATTTCAAACAAGAGCCGTGATTCAGTTTTGGGCAGAAGTATTTTAGAGTCCGAACTTACTGGTAGCTACTTCAAACTAGTCATTCAAGAGGAGAAAAAATTTGAGAATGTGGAACTCAGTTTCCTCAATGATCATGGGGAGCGAGTCGTGTGTCTATTCGATGCACAGCCAATCTATAACGGCAACAAAATGATTGGCGCATTTGGCCAATTTCGAGATATCACCGAACGTTATTTAATGCAGGAAAAATATAATTATCTTGCCTTCCATGATGATCTGACAAGTTTACCGAACAGACGATATATCCAACAGGATATGGAGCAAATCATTGATGGACACCAACCGGATGAGCGACTTCGCTTAGCTGTGTTATTTATGGACATTGATCGTTTTAAAGTGATTAATGATACATTTGGTCATTCAAAAGGGGACCTTTTACTCCAGGATGTTGCCCAAAGACTGCAAGATTGTATCGGTCCAAATACTAAGCTTGGCAGAATGGGCGGAGATGAATTTATTTTCGTCGTACAGGATTTTACAAACGAAGAAGATGTTGTACGACTAGCAGATCAAATTATTTCTCAATTTTCTGAACCATTCATGGTAAGCTCGAATGAGATTCATATTACAACAAGTATTGGTATCTCCTTTTATCCAGAGACGCCTGTCTCCTATGAGGCGTTTATGGTAACGGCTGATACAGCGATGTACGAAGCCAAATCACGAGGTAAAAACCGTTATATTATCTATACATCGGATATGTACGAAAGCTCAATGGATAAGCTTAAGTTGGAATCAGATCTACGTCATGCGGTCACGCATAACGAACTTGTGCTACACTATCAGCCCCAATTTTCGAACATAACGGGAGAGATCATGGGGGTCGAGGCATTGATAAGATGGCAACATCCGTCGAGAGGGCTCATTTATCCAGATCAATTCATTTGGCTAGCGGAGGAAAGTGGACTCATTTTTGAAATTGGGAAGTGGGTCATTACGGAAGCATGTAGGCAAAATAAAGAATGGCAGGATCACGGGTGTCGTCCAATTCAAATGTCTGTGAATCTATCATCAAAGCAATTCTTCCGTTCAGATTTAGTAGACTTTGTTAAAGATGTATTAGACGAGACGGAGATGCCATCTTGCTATCTAGTGCTTGAGATCACGGAGTCGATGGCAATGGACGCGGACTATGCACGCCACGTGCTAAAACACCTAAAAGAGCTTGGTGTATGTATTAGCATTGATGATTTTGGGAAGGGTTATAGCTCGCTCGTTTACCTAAAGACGTTCCCGATCGACAGCCTTAAAATTGACAAATCCTTTGTGAAGGATATTACGAATGACGATGATGACGTCAATATCGTAAAGGCGATTATTATGCTCGCGCATAACTTAGGGCTACAGGTAATCGCGGAGGGTGTCGAAACGAAGGAGCAGCTTGACCTCTTAAAAAGCTACGAGTGCGATGAGGTGCAGGGATACCTATTAAGTAAACCGATAACCGCTAAGCAATTCGAGGATTCCTATGAATCCTTAGTAAATTCGATGAAGAACTTATATGAATGA
- a CDS encoding GNAT family N-acetyltransferase has protein sequence MIKKIDVREVHVAEQVKELQQLSYRVEAELIGFEALPPLSDTVLSIQHSGETFWGYFSDEKLCGAIAYTEDGDTCDVCRLMVHPDYFRKGIAQALFDHVRANIDVTDFVVATGAKNMPAIRFYVRNGFQVERTVEVHPELSLTYLRKSDEGG, from the coding sequence ATGATAAAAAAGATAGATGTGAGAGAGGTGCACGTCGCTGAACAAGTGAAGGAGCTTCAGCAACTTTCCTATCGTGTGGAGGCCGAATTAATAGGATTTGAGGCACTGCCGCCACTATCGGATACCGTCTTAAGCATTCAACATAGCGGAGAGACGTTTTGGGGCTACTTTTCAGATGAGAAGCTTTGCGGAGCGATTGCTTACACAGAAGATGGTGATACCTGCGATGTTTGCCGCCTCATGGTGCACCCGGACTACTTTCGTAAAGGGATCGCTCAAGCATTGTTTGATCATGTGCGTGCAAATATCGACGTTACAGATTTTGTGGTCGCGACAGGAGCTAAAAACATGCCGGCAATTCGTTTTTATGTGCGCAATGGATTTCAAGTTGAGAGGACTGTAGAGGTCCATCCAGAGCTCTCTTTAACCTATTTAAGAAAATCGGATGAAGGTGGTTAG
- a CDS encoding carboxymuconolactone decarboxylase family protein — protein sequence MAKEGRYKKGMDTLKEMISEDTLQAISGMKDISPDFWEMIVGFGYGEVYSREGMSLAEREIVTLTTLITQGAFGQLEFHLRAARKVGLTEAQIIEIIIQCAAYVGFPKATQAMQLAGKVFEETR from the coding sequence ATGGCAAAAGAGGGACGTTACAAAAAAGGGATGGATACATTAAAAGAAATGATCTCAGAGGATACGCTACAGGCCATCTCAGGGATGAAGGACATTTCACCTGATTTTTGGGAGATGATCGTTGGCTTCGGATATGGAGAAGTGTATTCGCGTGAAGGGATGTCTTTAGCAGAGCGCGAGATCGTGACATTAACGACGCTTATTACGCAAGGAGCATTCGGTCAGCTCGAATTTCATCTGCGAGCAGCGCGTAAAGTAGGTCTCACTGAAGCACAAATAATTGAGATCATTATCCAATGTGCAGCATACGTTGGCTTCCCAAAAGCCACGCAGGCGATGCAGCTTGCGGGTAAGGTATTTGAAGAGACGAGATAG
- a CDS encoding cupin domain-containing protein has protein sequence MVSNMDYISPNAQFTFDMNQSPLFVKDSQNYINVLGVKQLNTLQGSSLLDIFLSTNNVVEPHYHQNAAELVYCISGSATVNILNPFTKQLQSYTITPGQVANVPQGWWHYEVALVDRTHLLAIFDAPTPEVVLGSDILRFTPSSVMAHTYCMDEQTWKDAIAPVKPSTYIGPYTDCDQPPSPPAQAHTYYPMPHQHYPTY, from the coding sequence ATGGTCTCCAATATGGATTACATCTCACCAAACGCACAGTTTACGTTCGACATGAATCAAAGTCCTTTGTTTGTAAAGGATAGTCAGAATTACATCAACGTTTTAGGTGTCAAACAGCTCAACACACTTCAAGGTAGCTCGTTATTAGACATTTTTCTCAGCACGAATAACGTCGTAGAGCCACACTATCATCAGAATGCGGCAGAGCTTGTCTACTGTATTTCTGGATCTGCCACCGTCAACATACTCAACCCTTTTACGAAGCAACTTCAGTCGTACACCATCACACCGGGGCAAGTCGCAAACGTTCCTCAGGGATGGTGGCATTACGAGGTCGCCTTAGTCGACCGTACGCACCTGCTCGCAATTTTTGACGCACCGACGCCAGAGGTCGTGTTAGGCTCAGACATTCTGAGGTTCACGCCGTCCTCCGTCATGGCACACACATACTGCATGGATGAGCAGACATGGAAGGACGCCATCGCACCTGTCAAACCATCCACTTACATCGGCCCTTACACAGACTGCGATCAGCCACCTAGCCCACCTGCTCAGGCGCACACATACTATCCCATGCCCCACCAGCATTACCCCACTTATTGA